Sequence from the Erythrobacter insulae genome:
TATCTGGTGGGTGAGGCGGTTTTTGTGGGGCTGGAAAATGCTGTGCTCCGGATGCGCGAATTGATGGATGATGCACGCTGATATGGACACCAGCAAAGCACCGGACCTGACGGCAGAACAGAAACGCTGGGCGTTCCTCGGATCGACAATGCTGCTTACGGCGGTCGGTTTTCTTGGGTTTGCCTTTGCAGAAGGCATCATGCTGCCGTTCGCGATAGGATGGGTGGTGTTGCAGATGTTCGGGTATGTCGGATCATTGAAACTGGGCAATGGCGATCTTGCCCATCCGTTGTTCAAAACTCAGGTGATGCTGCACATGATGGTGCTGGGCCTGCTGATCGCTTTGGTTATCAGGGCAACTCCGGGTTGAGAACGGCTACGCCTCGCAGTTGGCCGCTGATCCTGTTGCTGGTTTGGTACGGGATACTTTTGATCGGCACCGGGGGCATGTTCTTGCTCGCGCTGGCTTTTGGATCGGAGGCCTATCGCGGCAGGCCAATCCCGCTTGGCGAAATGGCGATCATCTGTGCCACTGTATTGATCACAGTGGCGTTTATTGCACTCACGGTGTATCTTTGGAACACGGGCCAGGAACAATTTGTCTTTATGCTGTTTGGGCTTAGCGTCATTGGCGCTGCAATCATCTTACTCGCAGCCGGAGCGGTCATTTAGATATGTTAATCGGTCTTGGCTCTGATCTGTGCAATATTGAACGCATTCAAAATTCGCTCGACCGGTTTGGCAAGCGTTTCGAAAACCGCGTTTTTACTGATATCGAGCGCGCGAAAGCCCGTCGCCGCCCTTTTACCATTGCCGGAACGTACGCCAAACGCTTCGCTGCGAAAGAAGCCTTCAGCAAGGCCGTAGGCACGGGGTTTAAACGCGGTGTGTTCATGAAAGATATCGGCGTGGTCAACGCGCCTTCGGGTGCACCCACACTTGCTCTCACCGGCGGCGCTGCAAAGCGGCTTGAAGAAATGATCCCTTCAGGCCATGAGGCGCATATTCATCTTACCCTAACCGACGATCATCCATGGGCACAGGCCTTCGTCATAATCGAAGCCCTGCCCATGACCGACGTTTGAACAGAGTGCCGAAACCAAAATTGTGAACCATCAAACCGACCCTCAGACCGAAGAAAAGATCAACTGGTTCGCCGAACTGCGCGGGCTGGCGATCATGCTGCTCGCAGTGCTGGCGTTTCACAGTCTCGTCGCCAAACCATTCTACATTCCCTCCACCTCCATGATGCCCAGCCTGTATGTTGGTGACCGCCTCGTGGTGAGCAAATATCCCTATGGTTGGTCATGGGCATCGGCGAGTTTTCACATGCTGCCGCGCGGCGAATGGCGCGTGCTTGGCTCAAACCCTGAATATGGTGACATCGTCATTCCGGTTCATCCGACCCGTAACGAGGATTATATCAAGCGTGTCGTTGCGCTTCCGGGGGACACGATTGAGGTTCGCGATGGCCGGATCATCCTTAATGGAGTTCCGGTAAAACGCGAAATCGTGCCGCCGGTTCGTATTCCATTCGAACCAGAATTGCTGTGCGATAGCAGCTTGGGCAAGCGTGCCTGTCTTGAAAATTTTGACCGGTACAGAGTGACCGGTGCAGACGGGACAGACTATTTTGAGCCGGAAACCTACCGGGAAACTCTGCCCAACGGCGCGACCTATCTGGTCATCGACCACACCAACCAGCCGCTTGATAATTTCGGGCCTCAGGTCATTCCCGAAGACCACGTTTTCGTCATGGGTGATAACCGTGATGAAAGCGCCGACAGCCGCGCGCCTGCCGAAGCGCGCGGATTAGGCGGAGCCATTCCGATGGAAAACATTGGCGGCCGCGCGGAATTCATCACCTTCTCACTCGACGGATCGACCACGTGGAACCCGGCGAGCTGGTTCTCAAGCCTTCGCGGTGATCGGGCATGGACAACGCTGCGCCCGCCAATCGCCGAAGGATATGAAACCGAAGAGTGAAGCGGGCGTTAGTGGACCATCATGGCCAAAAAATTTCTCTACTTCATCGCGATCTGTATCGTTCTCTTCCTCGTCGGCCGCATCGGTTACGAGATGTTTCAGGACGAACTGGCCGAGTTTGCGCTCGTCCCGTCATCTGAATTCAACCCGACAAAGCCGCTCGAGGCGAACGCGTACCAAGATACCGCCTTGTGGTATTCCCGGCCCGGGATCGGGGTAACCGACCCTGCGCGTTGGCAACCTGCGATGGCGACCAGC
This genomic interval carries:
- the lepB gene encoding signal peptidase I, producing the protein MNHQTDPQTEEKINWFAELRGLAIMLLAVLAFHSLVAKPFYIPSTSMMPSLYVGDRLVVSKYPYGWSWASASFHMLPRGEWRVLGSNPEYGDIVIPVHPTRNEDYIKRVVALPGDTIEVRDGRIILNGVPVKREIVPPVRIPFEPELLCDSSLGKRACLENFDRYRVTGADGTDYFEPETYRETLPNGATYLVIDHTNQPLDNFGPQVIPEDHVFVMGDNRDESADSRAPAEARGLGGAIPMENIGGRAEFITFSLDGSTTWNPASWFSSLRGDRAWTTLRPPIAEGYETEE
- a CDS encoding pyridoxal phosphate biosynthetic protein — encoded protein: MMHADMDTSKAPDLTAEQKRWAFLGSTMLLTAVGFLGFAFAEGIMLPFAIGWVVLQMFGYVGSLKLGNGDLAHPLFKTQVMLHMMVLGLLIALVIRATPG
- the acpS gene encoding holo-ACP synthase, with the protein product MLIGLGSDLCNIERIQNSLDRFGKRFENRVFTDIERAKARRRPFTIAGTYAKRFAAKEAFSKAVGTGFKRGVFMKDIGVVNAPSGAPTLALTGGAAKRLEEMIPSGHEAHIHLTLTDDHPWAQAFVIIEALPMTDV